One Proteinivorax tanatarense DNA segment encodes these proteins:
- a CDS encoding metallophosphoesterase family protein, translating into MWKPKYKKSLQIFLLALIGAIVLVSLLSTTSFQVFAFEVDLSLEIFDKGYTQANIPPVGQIRAKTHIPPFKLIVNLTNINLDVMEEMTDPEKAEEIMTVVIDTLGDRFRVFVVRLLVLAGLGGAFGVGIFFKKPKLILVGAAIGFVIIGLLLSITFSTYDDKAFENPEFEGIIYAAPWMFGLLEESFEQLEDFSEQIELLTVNLYDLFESIQYLEPLGTADGDMKILHVSDIHNHPVAYDFIGQVIRSFNVDIVIDTGDITDYGTALEAELITKLDNIDVPYVISPGNHDSPAVIERLEEMDNVTVLVDDVVEVNGLVIAGIADPSSQSTAMAVEPDEVYLKQVEQLQQTIEESGKEPFIINTHHPIISEELQGQYPLLFQGHTHRLEINASNEESIIINPGSTGASGIRGLLSKNEVPYSLVLIHLKEDEQGNHKVVAVDSIDVFNLSSGFSLNRQLIITDWDNNLD; encoded by the coding sequence TTGTGGAAACCAAAATATAAAAAATCACTTCAGATATTTTTACTTGCCTTGATAGGAGCAATAGTTTTGGTATCTTTGCTTAGCACTACTTCTTTTCAAGTTTTTGCCTTTGAAGTTGATTTATCGCTAGAAATTTTTGATAAAGGATATACTCAAGCAAATATACCTCCTGTTGGCCAAATTAGGGCTAAGACTCATATTCCACCTTTTAAGCTTATAGTTAATTTAACTAATATAAATTTAGATGTTATGGAAGAAATGACAGACCCTGAAAAAGCAGAAGAGATTATGACAGTTGTAATTGATACTTTAGGTGATCGGTTTAGAGTGTTTGTCGTTAGATTATTAGTTTTGGCCGGTCTAGGTGGTGCTTTTGGAGTAGGTATTTTTTTTAAAAAACCAAAACTTATTTTGGTAGGAGCAGCCATTGGGTTTGTAATTATAGGTCTGCTATTGAGTATAACTTTTTCTACTTATGATGATAAAGCTTTTGAAAACCCTGAGTTTGAAGGGATTATCTATGCTGCACCATGGATGTTCGGTTTATTAGAAGAAAGCTTTGAACAGCTTGAAGATTTTTCCGAGCAAATTGAATTATTGACAGTAAATTTGTATGATTTATTTGAAAGCATTCAATATTTAGAACCATTGGGCACAGCAGATGGTGATATGAAAATATTGCATGTATCTGATATTCATAATCATCCAGTGGCTTATGACTTTATAGGGCAAGTTATTAGGTCATTTAATGTGGATATAGTTATAGATACTGGAGATATAACTGACTATGGTACAGCCTTGGAAGCAGAGCTTATAACAAAGTTAGATAACATAGATGTTCCTTATGTAATTTCTCCTGGCAACCATGATTCACCAGCGGTAATAGAGAGATTGGAAGAGATGGATAATGTCACAGTGTTAGTTGATGATGTGGTTGAGGTTAATGGCTTAGTAATTGCTGGTATAGCTGATCCTTCTTCACAGTCAACAGCTATGGCAGTAGAGCCTGATGAGGTTTACTTAAAGCAAGTAGAGCAACTACAACAAACTATTGAGGAAAGTGGGAAGGAGCCATTTATAATTAACACTCATCATCCAATAATATCTGAAGAGCTTCAGGGCCAATATCCCTTACTTTTTCAAGGACACACTCATCGGCTTGAAATCAATGCTTCAAATGAAGAAAGTATAATAATTAATCCAGGCAGTACTGGCGCTTCAGGGATAAGGGGACTTTTAAGTAAAAACGAAGTCCCTTATAGCTTAGTGTTGATACACCTTAAAGAGGATGAACAAGGAAACCACAAAGTAGTCGCTGTTGATTCAATAGATGTTTTTAATCTTAGTTCAGGATTTTCTTTAAATAGACAGTTAATAATAACTGACTGGGATAATAACCTTGATTAA
- the recA gene encoding recombinase RecA, translated as MEKKKALDMALHQIERQFGKGSVMKLGENTNFSVSTVPSGCLDLDIALGTGGFPRGRIIEIYGPESSGKTTVALHAIAEAQKNGGTAAFIDAEHALDPVYAKALGVNIDELYVSQPDTGEQALEIAEALVRSGAIDIVVVDSVAALVPKAEIEGEMGDSHVGLQARLMSQALRKLSGAISKSKTTAIFINQLREKVGVMFGNPETTTGGRALKFYSSVRLDVRRIETLKQGQDMVGNRTRVKIVKNKLAPPFKKAEFDIMYGEGISKEGCILDLGAGLDIVNKSGAWYSFDKERLGQGRENAKQYLKDNPDILQTIEQKIRKHYNLSVDAQEEAETEQAE; from the coding sequence ATGGAAAAGAAAAAAGCGTTGGATATGGCTTTGCACCAAATTGAAAGGCAGTTTGGCAAAGGATCAGTTATGAAGTTAGGGGAAAATACTAACTTCTCAGTGTCTACAGTGCCTTCAGGTTGCCTTGACTTAGATATAGCCTTAGGAACAGGGGGTTTCCCAAGGGGGAGAATCATTGAAATTTATGGACCAGAATCTTCAGGTAAAACTACTGTAGCTTTGCATGCAATAGCAGAAGCCCAAAAGAATGGTGGTACGGCAGCTTTTATTGACGCCGAGCATGCTTTAGATCCGGTCTATGCAAAAGCTTTAGGTGTTAATATTGACGAGTTATATGTGTCTCAACCAGATACAGGGGAACAAGCATTGGAAATTGCAGAAGCTTTGGTGCGAAGTGGGGCTATTGATATTGTAGTAGTAGATTCTGTTGCTGCATTAGTTCCAAAAGCAGAAATTGAAGGGGAGATGGGTGATTCCCACGTAGGCCTTCAAGCTAGATTGATGAGTCAAGCACTGCGAAAACTATCAGGAGCTATTAGCAAATCAAAAACGACAGCTATTTTTATTAACCAATTACGTGAAAAAGTAGGAGTTATGTTTGGGAACCCAGAAACTACTACTGGAGGGAGAGCCCTTAAATTTTACTCTTCGGTAAGGTTAGATGTAAGAAGAATTGAAACTTTAAAGCAAGGTCAAGATATGGTAGGAAATAGGACAAGAGTAAAGATTGTAAAAAATAAATTAGCACCACCTTTTAAAAAGGCTGAGTTTGATATAATGTATGGTGAGGGAATTTCTAAAGAGGGATGCATCTTAGATTTAGGAGCGGGGCTTGATATTGTAAATAAAAGTGGTGCATGGTATTCTTTTGATAAAGAACGTTTAGGTCAAGGAAGGGAGAATGCCAAGCAGTATTTAAAGGATAATCCTGATATTCTCCAAACCATAGAACAAAAAATAAGAAAACACTATAACCTTTCGGTTGATGCCCAAGAGGAAGCAGAGACTGAACAGGCAGAGTAA
- a CDS encoding regulatory protein RecX, producing the protein MKKAIGKALRYLSYRARTELELKNYLDKKGVPQRDIEEIISELKNYGYINDDEYATQFINYQAFTKLKGPQKIKFELTKRGISRETMDSVFESLEIDFLEIAKKVTVKKKSTKTAQQLYGHLIRRGFYHNHAMYAIKALEKEEG; encoded by the coding sequence ATGAAAAAAGCAATAGGAAAAGCTTTGCGATATTTAAGTTATAGGGCGAGAACAGAACTAGAGCTAAAAAACTATTTAGACAAGAAAGGTGTTCCTCAACGGGATATAGAAGAAATAATAAGTGAACTTAAGAATTACGGATATATAAACGATGATGAATATGCTACTCAGTTTATTAACTATCAAGCTTTTACCAAGTTAAAGGGACCTCAAAAAATAAAGTTTGAACTTACTAAAAGAGGAATTAGCAGAGAAACTATGGACAGTGTCTTTGAATCATTGGAAATTGACTTTTTAGAAATAGCGAAAAAAGTTACTGTTAAAAAAAAATCTACAAAAACAGCCCAACAGCTATATGGACATCTTATTCGTAGAGGTTTTTACCATAATCACGCTATGTATGCAATAAAAGCTTTAGAGAAGGAAGAGGGATAA
- a CDS encoding metallophosphoesterase family protein: MKIVYITDTHFRGGGPRSRTDDFVNTCYDKLNEVVNYCNENKVDLLLHGGDFFDRPDISLAVLGEIVGILKGCNCPIKGIAGNHDIYGHNPKTLPRTMLGLLDKLGIIKLIDENGVLYAANGVKLQLTGKNYVHDYEQKESYIAKKKLETDFSIHLVHGMLLPKKNIPIDKMTLIETIGSTEADITLSGHYHQGFGSVEFGGKLFINPGALLRVDNSYSELNRKPQILQVTLTKNKEPKVEFIPLKTAKRGDLVLDRTKLEEKVIQQNKLDNFLTNITDITSNQYITAEEIVTSIANNENISVDVKEKALSIISNMQESFNKDEID; this comes from the coding sequence ATGAAGATTGTTTATATTACCGATACTCACTTTAGGGGCGGGGGCCCTAGAAGTAGAACTGACGATTTTGTTAATACTTGTTATGATAAGTTAAACGAAGTTGTAAACTATTGTAATGAAAATAAGGTAGATTTATTGCTACATGGAGGGGACTTCTTTGATAGACCTGACATTTCGTTAGCAGTATTAGGGGAGATAGTTGGGATACTAAAAGGATGCAATTGTCCGATTAAGGGTATAGCAGGTAATCACGATATCTATGGACATAACCCTAAAACTTTACCTAGAACCATGCTAGGACTTTTAGATAAACTTGGAATTATAAAATTAATTGATGAAAATGGCGTGCTTTATGCAGCTAATGGCGTGAAACTTCAGTTAACAGGAAAAAACTATGTACATGACTATGAGCAGAAAGAAAGTTATATAGCAAAAAAGAAATTAGAGACTGATTTTAGTATCCACTTAGTTCATGGTATGTTGCTACCTAAAAAAAATATCCCAATTGATAAAATGACTTTGATTGAGACTATTGGTAGCACAGAAGCTGATATTACCTTGTCTGGACACTATCATCAAGGTTTTGGATCTGTAGAATTTGGAGGAAAACTATTTATCAATCCTGGTGCATTATTACGGGTAGATAATAGTTATTCAGAATTGAATAGAAAACCTCAAATACTACAAGTAACTTTAACTAAAAATAAAGAACCTAAAGTTGAATTTATCCCCTTAAAAACAGCTAAACGTGGTGATCTTGTTTTAGATAGAACCAAACTAGAAGAAAAAGTTATTCAACAAAACAAGCTGGATAATTTTTTAACAAACATTACCGATATAACTTCAAACCAATACATAACTGCTGAAGAAATAGTTACATCAATAGCTAATAATGAAAACATATCTGTAGATGTGAAAGAAAAGGCGTTATCTATAATATCAAACATGCAAGAGAGTTTTAATAAAGATGAAATTGACTAG